From a single Anaerolineales bacterium genomic region:
- a CDS encoding phospholipid carrier-dependent glycosyltransferase, with protein MTKNNILKYSACFFILLSAVLGLLRFNSLQVGTSYDDAHYIILAESLSSGQGYQLINFPRPQAERAFPPGWSLLLAPLTFLFPGNYSALKFFSLTLSLASIVLAYKIFSKRLSSPYLEILTGLAALNPLLVGTSVTIMSESAYLFFSLLAVYCFDIWQDKPEEKKLQLIILLAVIVFYTQLIRTIGISLFIALVLYLLFTRRFRDAGIAIGVFITGTLLQGWLSGTLISSGYQSQVFNTSIPEKIGQMSSNAIGYLNETLAGSLFPVFGSSLTSFFGNYGLQTLPILLNIIILAVIMWGAVSRKTIELMDVYLVIYLLGILAFWNPRVGSVKARFLIPIIPFLYFYFLNGMLALSKKNFRVLFASSAFIVVILLARNLQDWRNPVMNQMSDLSIGSSWVADNAPPDAIVMVNEPVPAYPHARRKTVSFPRQSQQNLEAFLTDQDVDYIVIAPRLQSPRSTELDDYIRERVLPVIESAPERFIMVYFNTEHNVTVYRYTGQ; from the coding sequence ATGACAAAAAATAACATTCTCAAATATTCAGCTTGTTTCTTCATCCTCCTCAGCGCCGTTCTGGGATTGCTGCGCTTCAATTCCCTGCAGGTTGGCACATCCTACGACGACGCGCATTACATCATCCTCGCTGAAAGCCTCTCCAGCGGACAGGGCTACCAGCTCATCAACTTCCCGCGTCCACAAGCGGAGCGCGCCTTTCCGCCGGGCTGGTCGCTTTTGCTCGCTCCATTGACGTTCCTGTTTCCGGGCAATTATTCGGCGCTCAAATTCTTCTCGCTGACGCTCTCGCTGGCTTCCATTGTGCTGGCGTACAAAATTTTCTCAAAGCGGCTTTCCTCCCCATATCTTGAGATCTTGACCGGCTTGGCAGCGTTGAATCCGCTTTTGGTCGGCACATCCGTCACTATTATGTCGGAATCCGCGTATCTGTTCTTCTCCCTGCTGGCGGTCTATTGTTTCGATATATGGCAGGACAAGCCGGAAGAGAAAAAGCTCCAACTCATCATTCTGCTGGCTGTCATTGTGTTTTACACCCAGTTGATCCGCACCATTGGGATTTCCCTATTTATCGCGCTCGTTCTCTATCTATTGTTTACCCGCCGCTTCCGTGACGCAGGCATCGCAATCGGCGTTTTTATTACCGGAACACTCCTGCAGGGCTGGCTCAGCGGCACACTGATCTCGAGCGGATATCAATCGCAGGTGTTCAACACATCCATTCCGGAGAAAATCGGGCAGATGAGTTCGAATGCAATTGGATACTTGAATGAAACGCTGGCAGGCTCTTTGTTTCCCGTTTTTGGCTCGAGCCTGACATCATTTTTCGGCAATTATGGTTTGCAGACACTCCCGATACTTCTCAATATCATCATCCTTGCCGTCATTATGTGGGGAGCGGTGTCGCGCAAAACGATCGAACTCATGGATGTCTATCTCGTCATTTACCTGCTTGGCATTCTCGCATTCTGGAATCCGCGCGTGGGCAGCGTGAAAGCGCGCTTTCTGATTCCCATCATTCCCTTCCTGTATTTTTATTTTTTGAATGGCATGCTGGCATTATCAAAAAAGAACTTCCGCGTTCTGTTTGCATCCTCCGCATTCATCGTCGTGATCCTGCTCGCCCGCAATCTGCAAGACTGGCGCAACCCCGTCATGAACCAGATGAGCGACCTTTCCATTGGATCGAGCTGGGTGGCAGACAACGCGCCGCCCGATGCCATTGTCATGGTCAATGAGCCTGTCCCGGCATACCCGCACGCGCGGCGAAAAACTGTCAGCTTCCCGCGGCAGAGTCAGCAGAACTTGGAGGCATTCCTGACCGATCAAGACGTCGATTACATTGTGATCGCGCCAAGACTGCAATCTCCGCGCAGCACCGAACTGGATGACTACATCCGGGAGCGCGTCCTGCCCGTCATCGAATCCGCGCCGGAACGGTTCATCATGGTGTACTTCAATACCGAGCACAATGTGACGGTGTATCGTTACACAGGTCAATGA